A genomic window from Phocoena sinus isolate mPhoSin1 chromosome 20, mPhoSin1.pri, whole genome shotgun sequence includes:
- the TMEM100 gene encoding transmembrane protein 100, translating into MTEEPIKEILGTPKSPKPVTMEKSSNGEVMVTMVPLVNEIQLTAATGGAELSCYRCIIPFAVVVLIAGIAVTAVAYSFNSHGSIISILGLVLLSLGLFLLASSALCWKVRQRSKKAKRRESQTALVANQRSLFA; encoded by the coding sequence ATGACCGAAGAGCCCATAAAGGAGATCCTGGGAACCCCGAAGTCTCCCAAGCCAGTGACAATGGAGAAGAGCTCCAATGGTGAAGTCATGGTCACCATGGTCCCCCTGGTCAATGAGATTCAGTTGACAGCCGCCACGGGGGGTGCTGAGCTCTCCTGTTACCGCTGCATCATCCCCTTCGCCGTGGTGGTCCTCATCGCCGGGATAGCGGTCACTGCCGTGGCTTACAGCTTCAATTCCCATGGCTCCATCATCTCCATCTTAGGTCTAGTCCTTCTGTCATTGGGACTTTTTTTGTTAGCCTCCAGCGCCCTGTGCTGGAAGGTGAGACAGAGGAGCAAGAAAGCCAAGAGGCGGGAGAGTCAGACGGCTCTCGTGGCAAATCAGAGAAGCTTGTTTGCTTAG